The following are encoded in a window of Kitasatospora sp. NBC_01250 genomic DNA:
- a CDS encoding ATP-grasp domain-containing protein — MTARAAHDVLVVSSYKPLPARLLADDLLGRVRVITEPAFAGLYGGRAEVTCVPSIDDLSAVRDAALGLFADGPVDAVLTPAEAGIAASGLLRSHYGIQGIGYETANACSNKYVMKRTLAAAGVPVTAFRPAYRLADVPAAAADLGWPVVLKPTFGGGTFDVVELAGPRDFAAFAESPGARRLRASRTPLLVESLVEMEAEYHCDAVVHDGEVLFAAVSRYHGPVLRTLGGFVGSYPLPEDHRDQWAARTLLRRVLGAVGLRHGVAHVEMFRTAGGILVGELACRPPGGGLVDGLALQYGVDLWQAFLETSLGLAPTLRPRTAERIVVNSMLPARPGRITAITPAEKLAALPGVRQVTMTRRVGDLIDPDLYSTSHTGVVLFTVGSEDEVPLRLAELAQLYALDVVPVPGPGAVGGAGHGAREGSER, encoded by the coding sequence GTGACCGCCCGCGCCGCGCACGACGTGCTGGTGGTCAGCTCCTACAAGCCCCTCCCCGCACGCCTGCTGGCCGACGACCTGCTCGGCCGGGTCCGCGTCATCACCGAGCCCGCTTTCGCCGGACTCTACGGGGGCCGGGCCGAGGTGACCTGTGTCCCCAGCATCGACGACCTGAGCGCCGTGCGCGACGCCGCCCTCGGCCTCTTCGCCGACGGGCCCGTCGACGCGGTGCTGACGCCCGCCGAGGCGGGCATCGCCGCCTCGGGCCTGCTGCGCTCGCACTACGGGATCCAGGGCATCGGCTACGAGACCGCCAACGCGTGCTCCAACAAGTACGTGATGAAGCGGACCCTGGCCGCGGCCGGTGTGCCGGTCACCGCCTTCCGGCCGGCCTACCGGCTGGCCGACGTACCGGCCGCCGCGGCCGATCTCGGCTGGCCGGTGGTGCTCAAACCCACCTTCGGCGGCGGCACCTTCGACGTGGTCGAGCTGGCCGGCCCGCGGGACTTCGCGGCCTTCGCCGAAAGCCCGGGCGCGCGGCGGCTGCGCGCGAGCCGCACACCGCTGCTGGTCGAGTCGCTGGTCGAGATGGAGGCGGAGTACCACTGCGACGCGGTGGTGCACGACGGCGAGGTGCTGTTCGCCGCCGTCTCCCGCTACCACGGGCCGGTGCTGCGCACCCTCGGCGGCTTCGTCGGCTCCTACCCGCTGCCCGAGGACCACCGCGACCAGTGGGCGGCCCGCACCCTGCTGCGCCGGGTGCTCGGCGCGGTGGGCCTGCGCCACGGGGTCGCGCACGTGGAGATGTTCCGCACCGCGGGCGGGATCCTGGTCGGCGAACTCGCCTGCCGCCCACCGGGCGGCGGACTGGTCGACGGACTGGCCCTGCAGTACGGGGTCGACCTGTGGCAGGCGTTCCTGGAGACCTCGCTGGGGCTGGCGCCGACCCTGCGCCCGCGCACCGCCGAGCGCATCGTGGTCAACTCCATGCTGCCGGCCCGGCCGGGGCGCATCACGGCGATCACCCCGGCCGAGAAGCTGGCCGCGCTGCCGGGCGTGCGGCAGGTCACCATGACCCGGCGGGTCGGCGACCTGATCGACCCCGACCTCTACTCCACCTCGCACACCGGGGTGGTGCTCTTCACCGTCGGGAGCGAGGACGAGGTCCCGCTGCGCCTGGCGGAACTCGCACAACTGTACGCACTCGACGTGGTGCCGGTCCCCGGCCCCGGCGCGGTGGGCGGCGCCGGCCACGGCGCCCGGGAGGGGAGTGAAAGGTGA
- a CDS encoding 7-cyano-7-deazaguanine synthase: MSRIVAVVSGGIDSVTMAHHLAAGGHRLHLVAVDYGQRHRRELDCARAAARRLGTGYDEVDLTAVGRLMRGSSLTDPTVPVPDAGRAPVGPNPDIVPNRNAVLLAVAYTVAVVERAHAVAFGVMADDVGPSDTSPAFLDAFLAMERIATRGQGSADLGLLAPLITLHKHEVIALGEELKVPWERTWTCFRGEELHCGSCAACVERRAAFVTAAVEDPTEYRC; this comes from the coding sequence GTGAGCAGAATCGTCGCCGTCGTCTCCGGCGGGATCGACTCGGTGACCATGGCCCATCACCTGGCCGCCGGCGGACACCGGCTGCACCTGGTGGCCGTCGACTACGGACAGCGCCACCGCAGGGAGCTGGACTGCGCCCGCGCCGCCGCGCGCCGGCTCGGCACGGGCTACGACGAGGTCGACCTGACCGCGGTGGGCCGCCTGATGCGCGGCTCCTCGCTGACCGACCCCACGGTGCCCGTCCCCGACGCGGGCCGGGCCCCGGTCGGGCCCAACCCCGACATCGTGCCCAACCGCAACGCGGTCCTGCTCGCGGTGGCCTACACGGTGGCGGTCGTCGAGCGGGCGCACGCGGTGGCCTTCGGGGTGATGGCCGACGACGTGGGCCCCTCGGACACCTCGCCCGCCTTCCTCGACGCGTTCCTCGCCATGGAGCGGATCGCGACCCGCGGCCAGGGCAGCGCCGACCTCGGCCTGCTCGCCCCGCTGATCACCCTGCACAAGCACGAAGTGATCGCCCTCGGCGAGGAGTTGAAGGTTCCCTGGGAGCGGACCTGGACCTGCTTCCGCGGCGAGGAGCTGCACTGCGGCAGCTGCGCGGCCTGCGTCGAGCGGCGCGCCGCGTTCGTCACCGCCGCTGTCGAAGACCCGACCGAGTACCGGTGTTGA
- the queD gene encoding 6-carboxytetrahydropterin synthase QueD: protein MRISKQFAFSASHRLDGLPDGHQCARLHGHNYVVEVELAAEADQLTPTGFVRDYGDLAPFKQWIDTTVDHQHLNDIVRSNPSAENLARWIYDQWSARLPELSAVRISETPKTWAEFRP from the coding sequence ATGCGGATCAGTAAGCAGTTCGCGTTCTCCGCCAGCCACCGGCTCGACGGGCTGCCGGACGGGCACCAGTGCGCCCGCCTGCACGGCCACAACTATGTGGTCGAGGTCGAACTCGCCGCGGAAGCAGACCAGTTGACCCCGACCGGATTCGTCCGCGACTACGGCGACCTGGCGCCGTTCAAGCAGTGGATCGACACCACCGTCGACCACCAGCACCTCAACGACATCGTCAGGTCCAACCCGAGCGCCGAGAACCTGGCCCGCTGGATCTACGACCAGTGGTCGGCGCGGCTGCCCGAGCTCTCCGCCGTCCGCATCTCCGAGACGCCCAAGACCTGGGCCGAGTTCCGCCCGTGA
- a CDS encoding 7-carboxy-7-deazaguanine synthase QueE yields MRLGGCNLTCRWCDTPYTWDWTGSSDTGIAYDPRQELHRRSVASVAEQVGALGVGLVVISGGEPLGQQARLAPLVDLLTGRGMEVEIETNGTHVPHPALVAAGARFNVSPKLAHSGVLAARRIRPAALRALAGTPGTAFKFVCRDTADLEEVGALVARYGLDPVWIMPEGQSAERLEEHLHQLAAPVIARGWNLTTRLHTLIWGQERGV; encoded by the coding sequence GTGCGCCTCGGCGGCTGCAACCTGACCTGCCGCTGGTGCGACACGCCCTACACCTGGGACTGGACCGGCAGCAGCGACACCGGCATCGCCTACGACCCCCGCCAGGAGCTGCACCGCCGCTCGGTCGCCTCGGTCGCGGAGCAGGTCGGCGCGCTCGGCGTCGGCCTGGTCGTGATCTCGGGAGGCGAACCGCTCGGCCAGCAGGCCCGGTTGGCGCCGCTGGTCGACCTGCTCACCGGCCGGGGCATGGAGGTGGAGATCGAGACCAACGGCACCCACGTCCCGCACCCGGCGCTGGTCGCGGCGGGCGCGCGGTTCAACGTCTCGCCCAAGCTGGCCCATTCGGGGGTCCTGGCCGCGCGCCGGATCAGACCGGCGGCACTGCGGGCGCTGGCCGGCACACCGGGCACCGCGTTCAAGTTCGTCTGCCGGGACACCGCCGATCTGGAGGAGGTCGGCGCACTCGTGGCGCGCTACGGCCTCGACCCGGTGTGGATCATGCCCGAGGGGCAGAGCGCCGAACGCCTCGAGGAGCACCTGCACCAGCTGGCGGCCCCGGTCATCGCCCGGGGCTGGAACCTCACCACCCGGCTGCACACCTTGATCTGGGGACAGGAAAGGGGCGTCTGA
- the folE gene encoding GTP cyclohydrolase I has translation MSTDVNDIAVNGIEVNGIEVNGIGVNEEAVAAAMEIAAVTEPDPLVGLAVSLLKEIGEDPDRDGLRETPERFARWWREFTDYDPGTVATLFETTTTGQLVLVSGIEVWSLCEHHLLPFSCSISVAYRSTERLLGLSKFARIAHQHAHRLQVQERLVADIAADIIRITGSQDVAVVGHGEHLCMTMRGIRTSARMTSTSINGEFARAGLARDELLTLLNG, from the coding sequence TTGAGCACCGACGTGAACGACATCGCCGTGAACGGCATCGAGGTGAACGGCATTGAGGTGAACGGCATCGGGGTGAACGAGGAGGCCGTCGCCGCGGCGATGGAGATCGCCGCCGTCACCGAGCCGGACCCGCTGGTCGGCCTCGCGGTCAGCCTGCTGAAGGAGATCGGGGAGGACCCGGACCGCGACGGGCTGCGCGAGACGCCCGAGCGGTTCGCCCGCTGGTGGCGGGAGTTCACCGACTACGACCCCGGCACCGTCGCCACCCTGTTCGAGACCACCACCACCGGGCAGCTGGTCCTCGTCTCCGGCATCGAGGTCTGGTCGCTGTGCGAGCACCACCTGCTGCCGTTCAGCTGCTCCATCAGCGTCGCCTACCGCTCCACCGAACGGCTGCTGGGACTGTCGAAGTTCGCCCGCATCGCCCACCAGCACGCGCACCGGCTGCAGGTGCAGGAACGCCTGGTCGCCGACATCGCCGCCGACATCATCCGGATCACCGGCAGCCAGGACGTCGCCGTGGTCGGGCACGGTGAGCACCTGTGCATGACCATGCGCGGGATCAGGACCAGTGCCCGGATGACCTCCACCTCCATCAACGGCGAGTTCGCCCGGGCCGGCCTGGCCCGCGACGAACTGCTGACCCTCCTCAACGGCTGA
- a CDS encoding MFS transporter, whose product MTLDQAVRPARSRRERLGLPQLRGAGPLLTASLVDSAGSGLFLPYALLYFLDTTRLPLTTIGVALSAAAALALPCAALFGPLVDRIGARAAVVLANAVQAAGFLGYLAAGAAWQITAFGFLANAGQSLFWTANGALVTLVGAPGDRARWFGLLRVVRNAGTGTGALLAAVLASGAGPTGGRLVVAADAGSFLLAAGVLARWRPPAIAAAPAPAAAPAPAVPPAPAAPCGYRRVLADRSFAALNAVTLLLVLNLLAVPLVLTLYTTRLLGRPAWVAGLLIAGNTALVAALQTPLAELLRRRHGPRRLRLAAAMFAASAVLLWSADAAGTGWVAVGLVAGLLAFTLGEIICSPVLPDLVAALAPPGLSGRYFALHQTCWSLAAVLAPSLFTRLLNRGSAWLWTALLAVACLAYLLATGIERPRGGQRPAARTGAAGAPRGPTMV is encoded by the coding sequence GTGACCCTCGACCAGGCGGTCCGCCCGGCGCGCAGCCGGCGCGAGCGGCTGGGCCTGCCACAGCTCAGGGGCGCCGGGCCGCTGCTGACGGCGTCGCTGGTGGACAGCGCCGGCTCCGGACTCTTCCTGCCGTACGCGCTGCTCTACTTCCTCGACACCACCCGCCTTCCGCTGACCACGATCGGAGTCGCGCTCTCCGCGGCCGCGGCCCTCGCGCTGCCGTGCGCCGCCCTGTTCGGCCCGCTGGTCGACCGGATCGGTGCCCGCGCCGCGGTGGTGCTGGCCAACGCGGTGCAGGCGGCCGGTTTCCTCGGCTACCTGGCGGCCGGAGCCGCCTGGCAGATCACCGCCTTCGGGTTCCTGGCCAACGCCGGCCAGAGCCTGTTCTGGACGGCGAACGGCGCCCTGGTCACGCTGGTCGGTGCACCGGGGGACCGGGCGCGCTGGTTCGGCCTGCTCCGGGTGGTGCGCAACGCGGGCACCGGGACCGGCGCACTGCTGGCCGCGGTGCTCGCCTCGGGCGCCGGCCCGACCGGCGGCCGCCTGGTGGTGGCCGCCGACGCTGGCAGTTTCCTGCTGGCGGCCGGCGTGCTCGCCCGGTGGCGGCCACCGGCGATTGCGGCTGCCCCCGCCCCCGCCGCCGCTCCGGCACCCGCCGTGCCCCCGGCACCCGCTGCGCCGTGCGGCTACCGGAGGGTGCTCGCCGACCGCTCCTTCGCGGCACTCAACGCCGTGACGCTGCTCCTCGTCCTCAACCTGCTGGCGGTGCCACTGGTCCTCACCCTCTACACCACCCGACTCCTGGGGCGTCCCGCCTGGGTGGCCGGGCTGCTGATCGCCGGGAACACCGCCCTGGTCGCGGCCCTGCAGACGCCGCTGGCGGAGCTGCTGCGCCGCCGCCACGGTCCGCGCCGGCTGCGGCTGGCAGCTGCGATGTTCGCGGCCTCCGCCGTTCTGCTGTGGTCGGCGGACGCGGCCGGCACCGGGTGGGTCGCGGTCGGGCTGGTGGCCGGTCTGCTCGCCTTCACCCTGGGCGAGATCATCTGCTCACCGGTGCTGCCCGACCTGGTGGCCGCGCTCGCCCCGCCGGGCCTGAGCGGACGGTACTTCGCGCTCCACCAGACCTGCTGGAGCCTGGCCGCCGTGCTGGCACCCAGCCTCTTCACCCGGCTGCTGAACCGGGGGAGCGCCTGGCTCTGGACGGCGCTGCTCGCGGTGGCCTGCCTCGCCTACCTGCTGGCCACCGGAATCGAACGCCCCCGGGGCGGGCAGCGGCCGGCGGCCCGGACCGGTGCAGCCGGCGCGCCTCGGGGCCCGACCATGGTATGA